A part of Helicobacteraceae bacterium genomic DNA contains:
- a CDS encoding protein-L-isoaspartate(D-aspartate) O-methyltransferase — translation MPLNQAQAVFAAELAQKLALTRKTLNAFAEVDRSLFIPAGLERLTYSCDALPIGANQRLSSPLTVAKMTAALDADDADGVLEIGCGSGYQAAILSRVARRVFTVERIERLAIEAKARFRALNYFNVNVRFDDGHNGWKTYAPFDRILLSCETRTIAPPLLEQLAAGGVLVAPIDGQITRIVKRESGAIAKETLGDCSFVPMLGGVEKDRR, via the coding sequence ATGCCCCTAAACCAAGCGCAGGCGGTTTTTGCCGCCGAACTCGCTCAAAAGCTCGCGCTCACGCGAAAAACGCTAAACGCCTTCGCCGAAGTCGATAGATCGCTTTTTATTCCGGCGGGTTTGGAGCGGCTAACCTACTCCTGCGACGCGCTGCCCATAGGCGCGAATCAACGCCTCTCCTCTCCGCTAACCGTCGCCAAAATGACGGCGGCGCTCGACGCGGACGACGCGGACGGAGTTTTAGAGATCGGTTGCGGGAGCGGCTATCAGGCGGCGATACTTAGCCGCGTGGCGCGCCGCGTCTTTACCGTCGAAAGGATCGAGAGGCTGGCGATCGAGGCGAAGGCGCGGTTTAGGGCGCTAAACTATTTTAACGTCAACGTTCGTTTTGACGACGGGCATAACGGCTGGAAAACTTACGCGCCTTTTGATCGGATACTGCTTAGTTGCGAAACGAGAACCATAGCGCCGCCTCTTTTAGAACAGCTTGCGGCGGGCGGCGTTTTAGTCGCTCCGATCGACGGGCAAATAACGCGGATCGTTAAACGAGAAAGCGGCGCGATCGCAAAAGAAACGCTGGGCGACTGTTCCTTTGTCCCTATGCTAGGCGGCGTGGAAAAAGATCGGCGCTAA
- a CDS encoding LemA family protein, whose amino-acid sequence MVADIVVAAIVALIVIVVIVSFNKLVALKNGYKNAFAQIEMQLKRRYDLIPNLVETVKGYLTHERETLQSVIEARNQAFGALSAAKKAANSAESIAALGDAEEALRGALSKLNVVVEAYPDLKANQNMLALQEELTSTENRISFARQAYNDSVTDFNAYRQSFPQNLFASLLGFDKDAGLLEFADSAVFQEPPKISFK is encoded by the coding sequence ATGGTAGCGGATATTGTTGTAGCGGCGATTGTCGCGCTGATTGTAATCGTCGTCATAGTGTCGTTTAATAAGCTCGTCGCGCTTAAAAACGGCTATAAAAACGCTTTCGCGCAGATCGAAATGCAGCTAAAACGCCGTTACGATCTTATTCCAAACCTTGTTGAAACCGTCAAGGGTTATCTAACGCACGAACGCGAAACGTTACAATCGGTGATCGAAGCGCGAAATCAGGCGTTTGGCGCTCTTTCGGCGGCGAAAAAAGCCGCCAACAGCGCCGAATCGATCGCCGCGTTGGGAGACGCCGAAGAGGCTTTGCGCGGCGCGCTCTCAAAGTTGAACGTCGTGGTGGAAGCCTATCCCGATCTTAAAGCGAATCAAAATATGCTAGCTTTACAAGAGGAGCTTACCTCCACCGAAAATAGAATCAGTTTCGCAAGGCAGGCATACAATGATTCGGTTACGGATTTCAACGCCTACCGCCAATCCTTTCCGCAAAACTTGTTCGCCTCTTTGTTGGGCTTCGATAAAGACGCGGGATTGCTTGAGTTTGCCGATAGCGCCGTATTTCAAGAGCCGC
- the sppA gene encoding signal peptide peptidase SppA, translating into MAEFFKKLFYLITAPIAFIQNHFKAVLLVLIFALALLFSQSERQPNLYVIELYGEIFDASEFLANVEKAKAEHVKGVLLVVDSPGGAIAPSVEMMMAVRDLSRRKPVVAYASDVMASGSYYASAWANEIVANPGGLIGSIGVVIEGANMSKLLDTIGVKINVVKAGEYKEVGAFYRDPTAAEQAQLESLIEDIYDMFVSDVAQARGLDVAKSSQFANGRVFTPKQALNARLIDHLGGINFAKERLIKLSKVDNPIWNEKSNMEKLLEGVKKEAKLLAADLLTQKIKAKMELNP; encoded by the coding sequence ATGGCGGAGTTTTTTAAAAAGCTGTTTTACCTTATTACGGCGCCGATCGCGTTTATTCAAAATCACTTCAAAGCGGTTTTGCTTGTGCTGATCTTCGCGCTTGCTTTACTGTTCTCTCAGTCGGAGCGACAGCCGAATCTATACGTAATCGAGCTGTATGGAGAGATTTTTGACGCCTCTGAATTTTTGGCGAACGTAGAGAAGGCTAAAGCCGAACACGTCAAAGGCGTTTTGCTTGTGGTGGATTCCCCCGGAGGGGCGATCGCTCCAAGCGTGGAGATGATGATGGCGGTGCGCGATCTAAGCCGAAGAAAGCCCGTCGTGGCTTACGCTTCGGACGTTATGGCGAGCGGTAGCTATTACGCTTCGGCGTGGGCGAACGAGATTGTCGCCAATCCGGGCGGACTTATCGGTTCGATTGGCGTAGTGATCGAGGGCGCGAATATGTCTAAGCTGTTAGATACGATCGGCGTTAAGATTAACGTGGTCAAGGCGGGCGAATATAAAGAGGTCGGCGCCTTTTACCGCGATCCTACGGCAGCGGAACAGGCGCAACTCGAAAGCCTGATCGAAGATATTTACGATATGTTTGTTTCCGACGTGGCGCAGGCTAGAGGTTTGGACGTCGCGAAATCCAGCCAGTTTGCCAACGGGCGCGTTTTCACTCCAAAACAGGCGCTTAACGCGCGCCTAATCGATCATCTCGGAGGCATAAACTTTGCAAAGGAGCGGCTTATCAAGCTCTCTAAAGTCGATAATCCTATCTGGAACGAGAAAAGCAATATGGAGAAGTTGTTAGAAGGCGTTAAAAAGGAGGCGAAACTATTAGCCGCCGATCTGCTAACGCAGAAGATCAAAGCTAAAATGGAGCTAAATCCTTAG